In Drosophila santomea strain STO CAGO 1482 chromosome 3L, Prin_Dsan_1.1, whole genome shotgun sequence, a single window of DNA contains:
- the LOC120448467 gene encoding protein lin-9: MSVEPLSIDNLTIPSENYEENEFLANIGLLSTTIMTRRQLKKAKKLVAEGENDELFIKLPAFGARSRISEKPAIQEKIKPKVSSKRRAAFSKGSKISADFSEDDEEKEKEQGDPYPTDSILGKRLYNFLKYLSSHRWIWCEFMDSFLDKPTLGMGYDMKRFIAEYCPLLESRCLPRRGWQLIRRSMGKSRRFSPAFIELERKELECKRRLVRQLQQNQFHSKENMPYIDQIPKQIPLPLVADAKVSGFLHGHSLKGIVNGSVMGYDPQYFTYVVRFARNGNAVVLSLPDSRLYSNQETATVPLSILMRDHKSTAIISETAAKREKFGNKRYNKELLESVLKVSNLKGVKQKIVMDLAQMNEDFETGKETGLSSCRRDAKITPQRENLQRRYAASMITLHRLNTDILEPLRILHDHLTEYRKLEEEQEAKRGRPASEVYQKCRKQAEQDLKAAGDEKFLKIESDQTREFVCNLHTILYLNGKLGRENSSDMETIIEDLIAHMVDNIQPSLGRQFKEALDDLMPLRQQVAKIFNDVQKTDRFNITQQSPMQTEDGIYNFVVEAQADSSC, encoded by the exons ATGTCAGTTGAACCACTATCTATCGATAATTTAACAATCCCATCTGAAAACTACGAAGAAAACGAGTTCCTGGCAAATATTGGATTACTATCTACGACAAT AATGACGCGTCGTCAGTTGAAGAAAGCAAAAAAGCTGGTGGCGGAAGGCGAAAATGATGAGTTATTTATTAAACTGCCTGCTTTTGGGGCGCGAAGCAGAATTTCTGAGAAGCCAGCGATCCAGGAGAAGATTAAACCAAAGGTTTCGTCCAAAAGGAGAGCGGCCTTTTCAAAAGGTTCCAAAATATCTGCAGACTTCTCGGAGGACGATGAAGAGAAGGAAAAGGAGCAGGGCGATCCTTACCCAACTGATTCTATACTTGGCAAGAG ATTGTACAACTTCCTGAAGTACCTCAGCTCGCACCGTTGGATTTGGTGTGAGTTTATGGACTCCTTCCTGGACAAACCCACCCTGGGCATGGGCTACGATATGAAGCGGTTTATAGCGGAGTACTGTCCGCTCCTGGAGTCCCGCTGCTTGCCCCGCCGAGGATGGCAATTGATACGCCGGAGTATGGGAAAGTCGCGTCGATTTTCGCCCGCCTTCATCGAACTGGAACGCAAGGAACTGGAGTGCAAGCGGCGCCTTGTCCGCCAGTTGCAGCAGAATCAGTTCCATTCCAAGGAGAACATGCCCTACATTGACCAGATACCCAAGCAAATTCCACTGCCGCTGGTGGCGGATGCCAAGGTCAGTGGCTTTCTGCACGGACATTCGCTCAAGGGCATCGTCAATGGCAGTGTCATGGGCTACGATCCGCAGTACTTCACCTACGTGGTTCGATTCGCTAGAAATGGTAATGCCGTGGTGCTCAGTCTGCCCGATTCACGGCTCTATTCCAATCAGGAAACCGCGACTGTTCCCCTGTCCATTTTAATGCGCGACCACAAATCGACGGCGATTATATCGGAGACTGCCGCCAAAAGGGAGAAGTTCGGAAACAAGAGGTACAACAAGGAACTTCTGGAGTCCGTGCTGAAAGTCAGTAATTTAAAGGGTGTTAAGCAGAAAATCGTCATGGACCTGGCCCAAATGAATGAGGATTTCGAGACTGGCAAGGAGACGGGTCTTTCAAGTTGTCGTCGCGATGCCAAGATCACTCCGCAGCGCGAGAATCTGCAGCGTCGCTATGCTGCCAGCATGATAACGCTGCACCGGTTGAACACCGATATCCTGGAGCCACTGCGCATCCTGCATGACCACCTGACCGAGTACCGaaagctggaggaggagcaggaggccAAGCGCGGTCGTCCCGCCAGCGAAGTATATCAGAAGTGCCGCAAGCAGGCGGAACAGGATCTCAAGGCGGCCGGAGATGAGAAATTCCTGAAGATTGAATCGGATCAGACGCGGGAGTTCGTCTGCAACCTGCACACCATACTGTATCTCAATGGCAAGCTGGGCCGCGAGAATAGCTCCGATATGGAGACGATTATCGAGGATCTTATTGCCCATATGGTGGACAATATCCAGCCATCGCTGGGCCGCCAATTCAAGGAGGCCCTGGATGACCTGATGCCACTGCGTCAGCAGGTGgctaaaatattcaatgacGTGCAAAAAACGGACCGCTTCAACATCACCCAACAGTCTCCAATGCAAACGGAGGATGGCATCTACAACTTTGTGGTCGAGGCCCAAGCGGATTCTTCCTGCTAA
- the LOC120449951 gene encoding glycerol-3-phosphate phosphatase, with protein sequence MNLALNKSIQKGGCQVLGLNRYGLQQWLKTIDTIVFDEDGVLWSHDKVLDKAAETFNALRAMGKKAFICTNNSVTSVDGICKFAQEMGFLVAKDEILSSSQALAKFMQQKKFNKKCYVVGGQGIVDELKLVGIESMPLDHSSLQGFSMPDHIHSIFLDPNVGAVVVGADKDFNTIKLTKACCYLKDRDVMFVATNRDAALPAAPGRMVPSAGVMVAAIQAASQRMPFICGKPNPYMCIDLIRKGVIQPERTLIIGDTMSTDILLGYQCGFQTLLVGTGVNSYQDAMEAQASKAPLLYQQVPDLYLPKLSNLLPFLSSRNR encoded by the exons ATGAATTTGGCATTAAATAAGAGTATCCAGAAGGGTGGATGCCAAGTTCTTGGCCTCAACAGGTATGGCTTACAGCAGTGGTTGAAGACAATCGACACGATCGTATTCGATGAAGATGGTGTCCTGTGGAGCCACGACAAGGTCCTTGATAAGGCAGCAGAGACCTTCAACGCACTGCGTGCCATGGGAAAGAAGGCATTTATCTGCACCAATAATTCAGTGACTTCGGTCGACGGAATCTGTAAATTTGCCCAGGAAATGGGTTTTCTGGTGGCCAAGGATGAGATCCTTTCTTCGAGCCAGGCTTTAGCAAAATTTATGCAGCAGAAGAAGTTCAACAAAAAGTGCTACGTAGTGGGTGGCCAAGGAATCGTCGATGAACTGAAGTTGGTGGGTATCGAGTCGATGCCACTGGATCATTCCTCCTTGCAGGGATTTTCCATGCCAGATCACATCCACAGTATCTTCTTGGATCCCAATGTGGGTGCTGTGGTGGTGGGTGCTGACAAGGATTTCAATACGATCAAGCTGACAAAGGCGTGTTGCTATCTGAAAGATCGTGACGTAATGTTTGTGGCCACAAATCGCGATGCGGCACTTCCGGCGGCTCCAGGACGAATGGTTCCCTCTGCCGGAGTGATGGTGGCTGCCATTCAGGCGGCCAGTCAACGGATGCCCTTCATCTGCGGAAAACCCAATCCGTATATGTGCATTGACCTGATACGAAAGGGAGTTATACAGCCGGAGAGGACTTTGATTATAGGGGACAC CATGAGTACGGATATCCTTTTGGGCTACCAGTGTGGTTTTCAAACTCTGTTGGTGGGCACTGGGGTTAATAGTTATCAGGATGCCATGGAGGCGCAGGCATCTAAGGCTCCATTACTCTATCAGCAAGTTCCTGATCTATATTTGCCAAAACTATCCAATCTGTTGCCCTTTCTATCTTCTCGAAATAGATAA
- the LOC120449952 gene encoding chronophin: MFKQTFTDLTKLPKQRVRQWLSSFETVICDADGVLWHFAKAIDGAVETFNYLSTSGRKTFIISNNSEISRQEMADKAKGFGIEIEEASVLTSSFSCANFLAVKKFQKKAFVMGEKGVHAELEKLGICSLKVSEKLEKPMHEFVTELELDPDVGAVIVGRDEGFNMAKLVRTGSYLLNPDIIFLGTCLDAAYPIGNNRVMVGAGATLAAMKAFTGRSPLVLGKPNPWMATTLMQSGAIKPETTLMVGDTLQTDIHFSANCGFQSLMVGSGVNTPKEVQQIIEEGDPKKKVLVPDTYLPSLGHLLEFLC, from the exons ATGTTCAAGCAAACTTTTACCGATTTGACCAAGTTGCCGAAGCAACGGGTTCGCCAATGGCTATCCTCGTTCGAGACTGTGATCTGCGATGCTGATGGAGTCCTTTGGCACTTCGCGAAGGCAATTGACGGAGCTGTGGAAACTTTCAATTACCTGAGTACCTCCGGTCGAAAGACTTTTATCATCTCCAACAATTCGGAGATTTCAAGGCAAGAGATGGCCGATAAGGCAAAAGGTTTTGGCATTGAAATCGAGGAAGCTAGTGTCCTGACATCGTCCTTCTCGTGTGCCAATTTCCTGGCCGTCAAAAAGTTCCAGAAGAAGGCTTTTGTCATGGGCGAGAAAGGAGTGCATGCTGAGCTGGAGAAACTTGGCATTTGCTCCCTGAAAGTGTCCGAAAAACTGGAGAAGCCCATGCACGAGTTCGTCACCGAGTTGGAACTGGATCCCGATGTGGGAGCTGTGATTGTGGGTCGCGATGAGGGCTTCAACATGGCCAAGCTGGTGCGAACCGGCAGTTATCTGCTAAATCCAGATATTATCTTTCTGGGCACCTGTTTGGATGCCGCCTATCCCATCGGCAACAACCGGGTGATGGTGGGCGCCGGTGCCACCTTGGCGGCCATGAAAGCCTTCACCGGAAGGTCGCCGCTGGTGCTGGGAAAACCCAATCCCTGGATGGCCACTACGCTCATGCAGTCCGGTGCCATAAAGCCGGAAACCACACTAATGGTGGGCGATAC ACTGCAGACGGATATCCACTTCTCTGCCAACTGTGGCTTCCAATCCCTGATGGTCGGCAGCGGTGTGAATACCCCGAAGGAAGTGCAGCAGATCATCGAGGAGGGTGACCCCAAAAAGAAGGTCCTGGTGCCGGATACCTACCTTCCCAGCCTGGGCCACTTGCTGGAGTTCCTCTGCTAG